In a single window of the Rhineura floridana isolate rRhiFlo1 chromosome 3, rRhiFlo1.hap2, whole genome shotgun sequence genome:
- the BRK1 gene encoding protein BRICK1, with translation MSVQEDPVQREIHQDWANREYIEVITSSIKKIADFLNSFDMSCRSRLATLNEKLTALERRIEYIEARVTKGETLT, from the exons ATGTCGGTGCAAGAGGACCCGGTTCAGCGCGAGATCCACCAGGATTGGGCCAACCGCGAGTACATCGAAGTGATCACCAGCTCCATCAAGAAGATAGCGGACTTCCTTAATTCCTTCG ATATGTCCTGCCGCTCCCGCCTGGCCACGCTCAACGAGAAGCTGACGGCGCTGGAGAGGCGGATCGAATACATCGAGGCCCGG GTAACAAAAGGTGAAACGCTGACATAG